In Miscanthus floridulus cultivar M001 chromosome 5, ASM1932011v1, whole genome shotgun sequence, one genomic interval encodes:
- the LOC136452003 gene encoding cyclin-B1-3-like isoform X1 → MASKKQPGPGGAVPAQEQKNGGDAARLVRKTMATFPQQAAARRRRALVDVGNLMNGRPSLVNRQKQAVAATENGRKAVDVGSKKPLVPQAAARSRRPLADIKNLIINDRAAPANRQKPLAAVNRNGKAVMLKECKVKPEVIVISPDTEKEKKAKTSGGPRFCRRVPTLFDHLTKCSRDSDGVVSSPKKTDPYDIDTPDSCNELAVVEYVEDIYRFYKSTEGTCLPLSSYMSSQAEISERMRAILIDWIIEVQYRLILMPETLYLTVYIIDQYLSMESVPRKELQLVGISAMLIASKYEETWAPLVKDLLCLCDNAFTRDQILTKEKAILDRLHWNLTVPTMYMFIVRYLKAAMGDEKLENMAFFYSELALVQYTMLVYPPSVTAAAAVYAARCTLGMNPRWTDILEHHTGLTEPQLLDCGRRLIRFHALAPESKQKAVYKKYSSPKLGAVALQSPDKKLLPV, encoded by the exons atggcgtccAAGAAGCAGCCGGGGCCGGGAGGCGCGGTTCCCGCTCAGGAACAGAAGAACGGCGGCG ATGCGGCCAGACTCGTCAGGAAGACAATGGCTACATTTCCACAGCAAGCGGCGGCAAGACGCCGTAGGGCACTTGTCGACGTTGGCAATCTTATGAATGGCCGGCCTTCTCTTGTGAACCGTCAGAAGCAAGCGGTTGCAGCAACAGAAAACGGTCGTAAAGCAGTTGACGTTGGCAGCAAGAAGCCACTGGTTCCTCAGGCAGCAGCAAGAAGCCGGCGACCGCTTGCCGACATTAAAAATCTTATTATCAATGACCGTGCTGCTCCTGCAAATCGTCAGAAGCCACTGGCTGCTGTGAACAGGAATGGGAAAGCAGTAATGCTGAAGGAATGCAAGGTGAAGCCTGAAGTCATTGTGATCAGTCCAGATAccgagaaggagaagaaagccAAAACCTCAGGGGGTCCGAGATTCTGTAGGAGGGTACCAACACTTTTTGATCATTTGACAAAATGCAGCAGG GATTCTGATGGGGTTGTCAGCAGCCCGAAGAAGACAGATCCATATGACATTGATACACCTGATTCTTGCAATGAGCTGGCAGTGGTTGAATATGTTGAGGACATCTACAGATTCTACAAGAGCACTGAG GGCACCTGCCTGCCCCTCAGCAGCTACATGAGCTCGCAGGCTGAAATCAGCGAGAGAATGAGAGCTATCCTTATCGACTGGATTATCGAGGTACAGTACAGGCTTATTCTAATGCCAGAGACGCTTTACTTGACCGTCTACATCATCGATCAGTACTTATCCATGGAGAGTGTTCCAAGAAAGGAGCTACAGCTCGTCGGCATAAGTGCCATGCTGATAGCAAGCAAGTATGAAGAGACATGGGCTCCACTG GTCAAGGATTTGCTGTGCCTTTGTGACAATGCCTTTACCAGAGACCAGATTCTAACCAAGGAAAAAGCCATCCTGGACAGGCTCCATTGGAACTTGACGGTTCCAACAATGTACATGTTCATTGTTCGGTATCTGAAAGCCGCAATGGGCGACGAAAAG CTTGAGAACATGGCATTCTTCTACTCTGAGCTGGCATTGGTCCAGTACACGATGCTGGTTTACCCTCCATCAGTGACCGCAGCTGCTGCCGTCTATGCTGCCAGGTGTACCCTCGGAATGAATCCACGGTGGACTGATATTCTGGAGCATCACACTGGCTTAACTGAGCCACAGTTACT GGATTGTGGTAGGCGGCTGATCAGATTCCATGCCCTGGCTCCGGAAAGCAAGCAGAAGGCGGTGTACAAGAAGTACTCCAGCCCCAAGCTCGGGGCCGTCGCGCTTCAATCCCCTGACAAGAAGCTGTTGCCAGTTTGA
- the LOC136452003 gene encoding cyclin-B1-3-like isoform X2, with product MASKKQPGPGGAVPAQEQKNGGDAARLVRKTMATFPQQAAARRRRALVDVGNLMNGRPSLVNRQKQAVAATENGRKAVDVGSKKPLVPQAAARSRRPLADIKNLIINDRAAPANRQKPLAAVNRNGKAVMLKECKVKPEVIVISPDTEKEKKAKTSGGPRFCRRVPTLFDHLTKCSRDSDGVVSSPKKTDPYDIDTPDSCNELAVVEYVEDIYRFYKSTEGTCLPLSSYMSSQAEISERMRAILIDWIIEELQLVGISAMLIASKYEETWAPLVKDLLCLCDNAFTRDQILTKEKAILDRLHWNLTVPTMYMFIVRYLKAAMGDEKLENMAFFYSELALVQYTMLVYPPSVTAAAAVYAARCTLGMNPRWTDILEHHTGLTEPQLLDCGRRLIRFHALAPESKQKAVYKKYSSPKLGAVALQSPDKKLLPV from the exons atggcgtccAAGAAGCAGCCGGGGCCGGGAGGCGCGGTTCCCGCTCAGGAACAGAAGAACGGCGGCG ATGCGGCCAGACTCGTCAGGAAGACAATGGCTACATTTCCACAGCAAGCGGCGGCAAGACGCCGTAGGGCACTTGTCGACGTTGGCAATCTTATGAATGGCCGGCCTTCTCTTGTGAACCGTCAGAAGCAAGCGGTTGCAGCAACAGAAAACGGTCGTAAAGCAGTTGACGTTGGCAGCAAGAAGCCACTGGTTCCTCAGGCAGCAGCAAGAAGCCGGCGACCGCTTGCCGACATTAAAAATCTTATTATCAATGACCGTGCTGCTCCTGCAAATCGTCAGAAGCCACTGGCTGCTGTGAACAGGAATGGGAAAGCAGTAATGCTGAAGGAATGCAAGGTGAAGCCTGAAGTCATTGTGATCAGTCCAGATAccgagaaggagaagaaagccAAAACCTCAGGGGGTCCGAGATTCTGTAGGAGGGTACCAACACTTTTTGATCATTTGACAAAATGCAGCAGG GATTCTGATGGGGTTGTCAGCAGCCCGAAGAAGACAGATCCATATGACATTGATACACCTGATTCTTGCAATGAGCTGGCAGTGGTTGAATATGTTGAGGACATCTACAGATTCTACAAGAGCACTGAG GGCACCTGCCTGCCCCTCAGCAGCTACATGAGCTCGCAGGCTGAAATCAGCGAGAGAATGAGAGCTATCCTTATCGACTGGATTATCGAG GAGCTACAGCTCGTCGGCATAAGTGCCATGCTGATAGCAAGCAAGTATGAAGAGACATGGGCTCCACTG GTCAAGGATTTGCTGTGCCTTTGTGACAATGCCTTTACCAGAGACCAGATTCTAACCAAGGAAAAAGCCATCCTGGACAGGCTCCATTGGAACTTGACGGTTCCAACAATGTACATGTTCATTGTTCGGTATCTGAAAGCCGCAATGGGCGACGAAAAG CTTGAGAACATGGCATTCTTCTACTCTGAGCTGGCATTGGTCCAGTACACGATGCTGGTTTACCCTCCATCAGTGACCGCAGCTGCTGCCGTCTATGCTGCCAGGTGTACCCTCGGAATGAATCCACGGTGGACTGATATTCTGGAGCATCACACTGGCTTAACTGAGCCACAGTTACT GGATTGTGGTAGGCGGCTGATCAGATTCCATGCCCTGGCTCCGGAAAGCAAGCAGAAGGCGGTGTACAAGAAGTACTCCAGCCCCAAGCTCGGGGCCGTCGCGCTTCAATCCCCTGACAAGAAGCTGTTGCCAGTTTGA
- the LOC136452003 gene encoding cyclin-B1-3-like isoform X3 produces the protein MASKKQPGPGGAVPAQEQKNGGDAARLVRKTMATFPQQAAARRRRALVDVGNLMNGRPSLVNRQKQAVAATENGRKAVDVGSKKPLVPQAAARSRRPLADIKNLIINDRAAPANRQKPLAAVNRNGKAVMLKECKVKPEVIVISPDTEKEKKAKTSGGPRFCRRVPTLFDHLTKCSRDSDGVVSSPKKTDPYDIDTPDSCNELAVVEYVEDIYRFYKSTEGTCLPLSSYMSSQAEISERMRAILIDWIIEYLSMESVPRKELQLVGISAMLIASKYEETWAPLVKDLLCLCDNAFTRDQILTKEKAILDRLHWNLTVPTMYMFIVRYLKAAMGDEKLENMAFFYSELALVQYTMLVYPPSVTAAAAVYAARCTLGMNPRWTDILEHHTGLTEPQLLDCGRRLIRFHALAPESKQKAVYKKYSSPKLGAVALQSPDKKLLPV, from the exons atggcgtccAAGAAGCAGCCGGGGCCGGGAGGCGCGGTTCCCGCTCAGGAACAGAAGAACGGCGGCG ATGCGGCCAGACTCGTCAGGAAGACAATGGCTACATTTCCACAGCAAGCGGCGGCAAGACGCCGTAGGGCACTTGTCGACGTTGGCAATCTTATGAATGGCCGGCCTTCTCTTGTGAACCGTCAGAAGCAAGCGGTTGCAGCAACAGAAAACGGTCGTAAAGCAGTTGACGTTGGCAGCAAGAAGCCACTGGTTCCTCAGGCAGCAGCAAGAAGCCGGCGACCGCTTGCCGACATTAAAAATCTTATTATCAATGACCGTGCTGCTCCTGCAAATCGTCAGAAGCCACTGGCTGCTGTGAACAGGAATGGGAAAGCAGTAATGCTGAAGGAATGCAAGGTGAAGCCTGAAGTCATTGTGATCAGTCCAGATAccgagaaggagaagaaagccAAAACCTCAGGGGGTCCGAGATTCTGTAGGAGGGTACCAACACTTTTTGATCATTTGACAAAATGCAGCAGG GATTCTGATGGGGTTGTCAGCAGCCCGAAGAAGACAGATCCATATGACATTGATACACCTGATTCTTGCAATGAGCTGGCAGTGGTTGAATATGTTGAGGACATCTACAGATTCTACAAGAGCACTGAG GGCACCTGCCTGCCCCTCAGCAGCTACATGAGCTCGCAGGCTGAAATCAGCGAGAGAATGAGAGCTATCCTTATCGACTGGATTATCGAG TACTTATCCATGGAGAGTGTTCCAAGAAAGGAGCTACAGCTCGTCGGCATAAGTGCCATGCTGATAGCAAGCAAGTATGAAGAGACATGGGCTCCACTG GTCAAGGATTTGCTGTGCCTTTGTGACAATGCCTTTACCAGAGACCAGATTCTAACCAAGGAAAAAGCCATCCTGGACAGGCTCCATTGGAACTTGACGGTTCCAACAATGTACATGTTCATTGTTCGGTATCTGAAAGCCGCAATGGGCGACGAAAAG CTTGAGAACATGGCATTCTTCTACTCTGAGCTGGCATTGGTCCAGTACACGATGCTGGTTTACCCTCCATCAGTGACCGCAGCTGCTGCCGTCTATGCTGCCAGGTGTACCCTCGGAATGAATCCACGGTGGACTGATATTCTGGAGCATCACACTGGCTTAACTGAGCCACAGTTACT GGATTGTGGTAGGCGGCTGATCAGATTCCATGCCCTGGCTCCGGAAAGCAAGCAGAAGGCGGTGTACAAGAAGTACTCCAGCCCCAAGCTCGGGGCCGTCGCGCTTCAATCCCCTGACAAGAAGCTGTTGCCAGTTTGA